One part of the Marispirochaeta sp. genome encodes these proteins:
- a CDS encoding ABC transporter permease — protein MKSLIRRFIASKEGILFAIFLFIFVLMSLLSPGRFLSLYNLQSMAYQMPEFGILALSMMLVVVAGGINLSLTYTATLSMIVGGLVMANQYAAGINGSLAVVSGILVMLGIAALCGVFNGIVVSYIGVTPMLATLGAMTLFEGISLNITKGGAVSGFPFEFLLIGNSTFLGIPVPMIIFILIIGGSWLLLERSRMGMAIYMIGCNPKVARYSGVKVRRILFQTYLIASLLAAVAGVLMASRYNSAKESYGSSYLLQAVAASVLGGTNINGGEGKVVGTVIAVMILQVISSGLNIFGFNRYLTNVVMGAILIIVLTINFLTDRRTKEV, from the coding sequence ATGAAGTCGCTAATAAGAAGGTTCATAGCCAGCAAAGAGGGAATCCTGTTTGCCATATTTTTGTTCATCTTTGTGCTTATGAGCCTGTTGTCACCGGGCCGTTTTTTAAGCCTGTACAACCTGCAGTCCATGGCCTATCAGATGCCTGAGTTCGGTATACTGGCCCTGTCCATGATGCTGGTCGTTGTCGCCGGCGGAATAAACCTTTCCCTTACCTATACGGCCACCCTTTCCATGATTGTTGGGGGGCTTGTAATGGCCAACCAGTACGCTGCAGGCATCAATGGTTCCCTGGCCGTAGTGTCAGGAATCCTGGTGATGCTGGGCATCGCCGCCCTGTGTGGCGTGTTTAATGGAATTGTGGTCTCCTATATAGGTGTGACTCCCATGTTGGCTACACTTGGGGCCATGACTTTGTTTGAAGGAATAAGTCTTAATATTACTAAGGGCGGAGCTGTCTCGGGTTTTCCTTTTGAATTTTTACTGATCGGAAACTCAACATTCCTCGGTATTCCTGTGCCAATGATCATCTTCATATTGATCATTGGCGGATCTTGGCTGCTCCTGGAAAGAAGCCGCATGGGAATGGCAATTTATATGATCGGCTGCAATCCCAAAGTGGCCCGGTATTCGGGTGTGAAGGTCCGCAGAATCCTGTTTCAGACGTATCTAATTGCCAGTCTGCTGGCCGCCGTGGCGGGTGTTTTAATGGCTTCCCGCTATAACTCGGCCAAAGAATCTTACGGATCATCCTACCTGCTTCAGGCTGTGGCGGCTTCCGTTCTGGGAGGGACCAATATCAACGGCGGGGAGGGGAAGGTCGTTGGTACGGTGATCGCTGTAATGATTTTACAGGTCATTTCCAGCGGCCTGAATATCTTCGGGTTCAACCGTTATCTGACCAACGTGGTAATGGGGGCCATTCTAATTATCGTTTTGACGATCAATTTCCTGACAGATCGCCGGACGAAAGAAGTCTAA
- a CDS encoding ABC transporter permease, whose protein sequence is MNIKSLKIKELPIILIFVILSIVIGIANPAFFSVENFLDILKSNLVLAIMALGMLLVLLTGGIDVSVASIISAVTVITGQSLIYFSSNIFVAILVACLSGALMGLVNGLLIAKLKIPPIVATLGTMSVILGLVLYLTNGTWITGIPDSFIIFGRTILFPVQITGGRIIGLPIQVLFLIPVIILTCFILKKTVIGRGIYAIGGNKESAERMGFKAERILIFVYSFEGFLIGTAAVVHTSIMRQVDPNAFLGFEMQVIAAVVLGGASVLGGYGSVLGTMIGVALFCVINNGLILMHIPTFWQKIVVGLIIIGSISIDMIQKQRAEKYKIRVDVE, encoded by the coding sequence ATGAACATCAAATCTTTGAAGATTAAAGAATTACCGATCATCCTGATTTTTGTAATTCTGTCTATAGTCATCGGTATCGCCAACCCGGCATTCTTTTCGGTGGAGAATTTCCTGGACATCCTTAAAAGCAATCTGGTATTGGCCATTATGGCTCTGGGAATGTTGCTGGTTCTACTGACCGGAGGTATTGATGTTTCTGTGGCTTCCATAATCTCGGCTGTCACAGTCATAACTGGACAGTCTCTGATCTATTTCAGTTCTAACATCTTTGTGGCGATTCTGGTGGCCTGTCTCAGTGGTGCCCTGATGGGGCTGGTTAACGGTCTTCTTATCGCCAAGTTGAAGATTCCTCCCATTGTGGCGACCCTGGGAACCATGAGTGTAATCCTCGGTCTTGTTCTGTATCTGACCAATGGTACATGGATAACTGGTATTCCGGATAGTTTCATCATCTTCGGCCGGACCATCCTGTTTCCCGTCCAGATAACCGGCGGTCGGATTATCGGTCTGCCTATACAGGTTCTGTTTCTGATCCCCGTGATCATTCTGACTTGTTTCATTCTTAAGAAAACCGTTATCGGTCGCGGTATTTACGCTATAGGCGGCAATAAAGAGTCTGCCGAAAGAATGGGATTCAAAGCCGAGCGGATATTGATCTTTGTGTACAGCTTTGAAGGATTTCTGATTGGAACGGCCGCGGTGGTCCATACTTCAATTATGCGTCAGGTGGACCCTAACGCCTTCTTGGGATTTGAAATGCAGGTTATTGCGGCAGTCGTTCTTGGCGGAGCCAGCGTATTGGGCGGCTACGGTTCAGTGCTGGGTACCATGATTGGAGTGGCCCTGTTCTGCGTAATCAACAATGGACTGATTCTGATGCACATTCCCACCTTCTGGCAGAAGATCGTTGTTGGCCTGATTATCATCGGTTCCATCAGTATCGATATGATCCAGAAACAGCGGGCTGAAAAATACAAAATACGTGTAGATGTGGAGTAG
- a CDS encoding sugar ABC transporter ATP-binding protein: MGQTLIEIENISKYFPGVKALQNVGFTINTGEIHALIGENGAGKSTLIKILSGVYQPEAGGAITMNGRVLEELTPLESLRQGIVVIYQDFSLFPNLSVMENIALGNSVGKNDKLISWKAMDKIAKDALDQLGISMDLKTSLGDLSVARQQLVAIARALANNARLLILDEPTSSLSKGEVKKLFEIMLSLKKKGIALLFISHKLDELFAVSDRFTVLRDGQYIGTYSEDELDDDQLISLMVGRKIEYTIYPKNRREERLLEVKGFSKKGNFIDINFILHKGEILGLTGLVGAGRTEVAQAIFGLNPVDEGILMLDGKELTVKSPSNAVKAGISYVPENRLQEGLVLRKSIEDNISLTVLDSLSRRNGLIDMKRKQHLTEKWMDQLGIRPRIPHMLTSKLSGGNQQRVVVSKWLATKPRVLIVDEPTNGIDIGAKAEIHQILRELAASGLGIIVISSELPEILAIADRVAVMRHGRITAQMFCEDLNQEDIMSKAL, from the coding sequence ATGGGTCAAACCCTGATTGAAATCGAAAACATATCAAAATATTTCCCTGGTGTAAAAGCCCTGCAGAATGTGGGTTTCACAATCAATACAGGGGAGATTCACGCGCTGATCGGTGAGAATGGTGCGGGAAAATCCACATTAATCAAGATCCTTTCTGGGGTCTATCAGCCGGAAGCTGGTGGTGCCATTACCATGAATGGCCGGGTTCTGGAGGAGCTTACGCCTCTGGAATCACTGAGACAGGGAATTGTTGTTATATACCAGGACTTTTCGCTTTTTCCGAATCTGTCAGTTATGGAGAATATTGCCCTTGGAAACAGTGTAGGAAAGAACGATAAACTGATCAGCTGGAAGGCCATGGATAAGATTGCAAAAGATGCCCTGGATCAACTGGGGATATCCATGGATCTGAAAACTTCTCTGGGGGATTTATCTGTTGCGCGGCAGCAGCTGGTGGCCATTGCCCGGGCCCTGGCCAACAATGCCAGACTGCTGATCTTGGATGAACCGACCTCTTCCCTTTCCAAGGGAGAGGTTAAGAAGCTCTTCGAGATTATGCTCTCTTTGAAGAAGAAGGGCATTGCTTTGCTGTTTATTAGCCACAAGCTGGATGAACTCTTTGCTGTTTCCGACCGGTTCACTGTACTCAGGGATGGTCAGTACATAGGCACTTACAGCGAGGATGAGTTAGATGACGATCAGCTGATTTCTCTGATGGTGGGACGCAAGATTGAATATACCATCTATCCCAAAAACAGACGGGAAGAGCGGCTCCTTGAAGTAAAGGGCTTTTCCAAAAAGGGAAACTTCATCGATATCAATTTTATCCTCCACAAGGGGGAGATTCTGGGATTAACGGGTCTGGTTGGTGCGGGAAGAACCGAGGTGGCTCAAGCCATATTCGGCCTGAATCCCGTGGACGAGGGAATCCTTATGCTGGACGGAAAAGAGTTGACAGTCAAGTCGCCCAGTAATGCCGTAAAAGCGGGGATCTCCTATGTACCGGAAAACCGGCTTCAGGAGGGGCTTGTCCTCAGAAAATCCATCGAGGACAACATCTCGTTGACAGTTCTGGACTCCCTGAGCAGGCGTAATGGTCTGATCGATATGAAACGGAAACAACACCTGACGGAAAAGTGGATGGACCAGCTGGGCATTCGTCCCCGTATTCCCCATATGCTGACCTCCAAACTATCGGGAGGAAATCAGCAAAGGGTCGTTGTTTCCAAGTGGCTGGCCACTAAGCCCAGGGTGCTGATTGTGGACGAACCAACCAACGGAATTGATATCGGTGCCAAGGCCGAGATTCATCAGATACTGAGGGAACTGGCGGCATCGGGACTGGGGATCATCGTCATCTCTTCCGAACTTCCCGAAATCCTGGCTATCGCCGACCGGGTCGCTGTAATGAGACACGGAAGAATCACGGCGCAGATGTTCTGTGAGGATCTGAACCAGGAAGACATTATGAGCAAGGCTTTGTAG